From a single Photobacterium gaetbulicola Gung47 genomic region:
- a CDS encoding polyphosphate kinase (COG0855), whose amino-acid sequence MSAEPLYLDKELSWLSFNERVLQEAADKSVPLIERVRFLGIYSNNTDEFYKVRFADVKRRILINEEQGGDDKAKDLLSKIQSRVLKLNQDFDTLYNEILLEMARRHIFLVNEQQLDDHQQVWLRKHFRSRILPHVTPILLTDDIDLLQFLKDEYSYLAVEMRQGDSKRYALIEIPTDQLPRFIQLPEAKGKRHKTLIFLDNIIRFCLDDIFSGLFEYDELTAYAMKMTRDAEYDLNLEVEHSLLEQMSEGLDQRLTAMPVRFVYQRDMPTDMVDVLCGLLKVSSYDSIIPGGRYHNFKDFIGFPNVGRDYLENKPLPPLESTQFVSARNAFDAIKQQDILLYYPYHSFGHMTELVRQAAYDPKVRSIKINIYRVAKNSQIIESMIDAANNGKKVTVVVELQARFDEEANIEWARRLTESGVQVLFGVPGLKIHSKLCLITRLEDNELVRYTHIGTGNFHEKTARIYTDFSLMTCRTEITEEVRMVFNYIQNPYRPVKFKHLIVSPRNSRSRLYDLIDREIAHAKQNLPSGITLKVNNLVDKGLINLLYQASSAGVKIKIIVRGMCALIPGIKGISDNITAISIVDRFLEHPRVVVFENNGEPDVYISSADWMTRNIDNRIEVGCPVFDSELKKKIIDILNIQLSDTVKARIIDREMSNKYVPRGNKRKIRSQIAIYDYLKQSEKQLKKKLKSDTHT is encoded by the coding sequence ATGAGCGCAGAACCTCTCTATCTCGACAAAGAACTCAGCTGGCTATCTTTTAACGAGCGTGTACTGCAGGAAGCGGCCGACAAATCGGTGCCACTGATTGAACGGGTTCGCTTCCTCGGTATTTATTCGAACAATACCGATGAGTTCTATAAAGTGCGCTTTGCCGACGTCAAACGCCGTATCCTGATCAACGAGGAGCAGGGCGGCGATGATAAGGCCAAGGATCTATTGAGCAAGATCCAAAGCAGGGTGCTCAAGCTCAACCAGGATTTCGATACCCTGTACAACGAAATCCTACTGGAAATGGCCAGGCGCCATATCTTCCTGGTCAACGAACAGCAACTTGATGACCACCAGCAAGTATGGTTGCGAAAGCATTTTCGCAGCCGTATTCTGCCTCATGTCACCCCTATCCTGCTGACCGACGACATCGATCTGCTGCAGTTCTTGAAAGACGAGTATTCCTATCTGGCCGTGGAGATGCGCCAGGGCGACAGCAAGCGCTATGCCCTCATCGAAATCCCAACCGATCAACTCCCGCGCTTCATCCAGCTCCCGGAAGCCAAAGGCAAGCGCCACAAGACCCTGATCTTCCTCGATAACATTATTCGCTTCTGCCTCGATGATATTTTTAGTGGCCTGTTCGAATATGACGAACTGACAGCCTATGCGATGAAGATGACCCGCGATGCCGAGTACGATTTAAACCTGGAAGTCGAACACAGCCTGCTCGAGCAGATGTCCGAAGGCCTGGACCAACGCCTGACCGCGATGCCTGTTCGGTTTGTCTACCAACGCGATATGCCTACCGATATGGTCGACGTACTGTGTGGGCTGCTTAAAGTGTCGAGCTACGACAGTATCATCCCCGGCGGCCGCTACCATAACTTCAAGGACTTCATCGGCTTCCCGAATGTCGGTCGTGATTATCTCGAAAACAAACCCCTGCCACCGCTCGAAAGTACCCAATTTGTCAGTGCCCGCAACGCTTTCGATGCCATCAAGCAGCAAGATATCCTGCTTTACTACCCATACCATTCTTTCGGCCATATGACCGAACTGGTTCGCCAGGCCGCGTACGATCCCAAGGTACGCAGTATCAAAATCAATATCTACCGAGTGGCCAAGAACTCACAAATCATCGAATCGATGATCGATGCGGCCAACAACGGCAAGAAAGTCACGGTCGTGGTCGAACTGCAGGCACGCTTCGACGAGGAGGCCAATATTGAGTGGGCCCGCCGCCTGACCGAATCCGGGGTACAGGTACTGTTTGGTGTGCCGGGACTAAAAATCCATTCGAAGCTGTGCCTCATCACACGCCTGGAAGACAATGAACTTGTGCGTTATACCCATATCGGGACCGGCAACTTCCACGAGAAAACAGCCCGTATCTATACCGACTTCTCATTGATGACCTGCCGGACAGAAATCACCGAAGAGGTCAGGATGGTGTTCAACTATATCCAGAACCCTTACCGCCCGGTGAAATTCAAACACCTGATTGTCTCGCCACGCAACTCCCGCTCACGTCTCTACGACCTGATCGACCGCGAGATTGCCCATGCCAAGCAAAACTTGCCATCAGGTATTACACTAAAGGTGAACAACCTCGTCGATAAGGGTCTGATTAACCTGCTTTACCAAGCAAGCAGTGCCGGCGTGAAGATCAAGATCATCGTTCGTGGGATGTGCGCCTTGATCCCGGGCATCAAAGGGATCAGTGACAACATCACCGCGATCAGTATCGTCGACCGTTTTCTCGAACACCCCAGGGTCGTCGTCTTCGAGAACAACGGCGAACCAGATGTGTATATTTCTTCTGCCGATTGGATGACGCGAAATATCGACAACCGAATCGAGGTCGGTTGTCCGGTTTTTGATTCGGAGCTGAAAAAGAAGATCATCGACATACTCAATATCCAGCTTTCTGACACCGTGAAGGCACGTATTATTGATAGAGAAATGTCCAATAAGTACGTACCACGAGGCAACAAGCGCAAGATCCGATCGCAAATCGCGATTTACGACTACCTCAAACAGTCAGAAAAGCAGCTGAAGAAAAAATTAAAGAGCGATACCCACACATGA
- a CDS encoding exopolyphosphatase (COG0248) encodes MTEPARPREVAAIDIGSNSFHMVVARIIGQSLQIISRHKQRVHLASGLDSQSNLDQAAINRGLHCLAMFAERLQGFEPENVRIAATYTLRQAKNAHVFLKRAESVLSYPIEIIPGTEEARLIYLGVAHTQPDSGKKLVVDIGGGSTELIIGDDFEPQLAYSKHMGCVSYHKRFFAKGKISAKNMAAAQLAAQQKLESIASQYIREGWQTAIGSSGTIKAIREVLIGQGHSDGVITAKRLQQLSEAILTVKHYDELNFDGLNEDRKPVFAAGVAILCAVFNSLNIDEMNFSDGALREGLLYEMEERFRHSDIRVRTATAMAAQYNVDIAQANRVKATAELLYNQIEPQPGMTKVELATLLSWGAQLHEVGLSISYPGFHRHSAYLLRHSTMPGFNLEQQTVLATLVRFQRKSLKLEEMPELSIYKRKHLYPLIRTLRLAVVLNGQRSDDPLPAIVVNADKENWRLTLPEGWEESNRLLAADLRQEQEYWRKAGWELVLMPDND; translated from the coding sequence ATGACAGAACCTGCACGCCCAAGAGAAGTCGCAGCAATCGATATTGGCTCGAACAGTTTTCACATGGTGGTTGCCCGCATCATCGGGCAAAGCCTGCAAATTATCAGCCGCCACAAGCAACGCGTCCACCTTGCCTCAGGCCTAGATAGCCAGAGCAACTTGGATCAGGCCGCAATCAACCGTGGCCTGCATTGCCTGGCAATGTTTGCCGAGCGGCTGCAAGGATTCGAGCCCGAAAATGTGCGCATCGCTGCAACCTATACCTTACGCCAGGCCAAAAACGCCCATGTTTTCCTCAAACGCGCAGAGAGCGTGCTCTCCTATCCGATTGAAATCATCCCCGGCACCGAAGAAGCCCGTCTGATTTACCTCGGCGTTGCCCATACCCAACCCGACAGCGGGAAGAAGCTGGTGGTGGACATCGGCGGCGGTAGTACCGAGTTGATTATCGGTGACGACTTTGAGCCTCAGCTGGCCTATAGCAAGCACATGGGCTGCGTCAGTTACCACAAGCGTTTTTTTGCCAAGGGGAAGATCAGTGCCAAGAATATGGCTGCCGCCCAACTCGCGGCCCAGCAGAAACTCGAAAGCATAGCCAGCCAATATATCCGTGAGGGCTGGCAGACGGCCATCGGCTCGTCGGGCACCATCAAGGCAATACGCGAAGTCCTGATCGGGCAAGGGCACAGCGACGGGGTGATCACCGCCAAGCGCTTGCAGCAGCTTTCCGAAGCCATCCTGACCGTCAAGCATTACGATGAACTTAACTTCGATGGCCTCAACGAGGATAGGAAACCCGTCTTTGCTGCCGGGGTTGCCATCCTCTGTGCGGTTTTCAACTCACTCAATATCGACGAGATGAATTTCTCAGATGGCGCCCTGCGCGAAGGGCTGCTATACGAAATGGAAGAGCGATTCCGCCATAGCGACATCAGAGTGCGAACCGCCACGGCCATGGCTGCGCAATACAATGTCGACATTGCCCAGGCCAACCGGGTCAAGGCAACAGCCGAGCTGCTCTACAATCAGATAGAACCGCAACCAGGGATGACCAAAGTCGAGCTGGCGACCCTGCTGAGCTGGGGGGCCCAGCTCCACGAAGTGGGACTGAGTATCAGCTATCCCGGCTTTCACCGCCATTCCGCCTACTTGCTACGCCATAGCACCATGCCAGGCTTTAACCTCGAGCAACAAACGGTATTAGCCACCTTGGTTCGCTTCCAGCGCAAGAGTTTGAAACTCGAAGAAATGCCGGAGCTGAGCATCTACAAGCGCAAACACCTCTATCCGCTGATCCGCACCCTAAGGCTGGCTGTCGTGCTCAATGGCCAACGCAGCGACGACCCACTGCCGGCGATTGTGGTCAATGCCGATAAGGAAAACTGGCGACTTACGCTACCAGAAGGCTGGGAGGAGAGTAACCGCTTACTGGCCGCCGATTTGCGCCAAGAACAGGAGTACTGGCGCAAAGCTGGCTGGGAGTTGGTACTGATGCCGGACAACGACTAG
- a CDS encoding putative phosphate-binding protein (COG0226) → MINRIWQAMGRWQKITSLLVLPLSVLATASPALADHSLLPHYAKVQGISGNLSSVGSDTFANLMTYWSEEFKRTYPSVNIQVQAAGSSTAPTALIEATAQFGPMSRRMKAREIAAFESEYGYKPTEIRVAIDALAVFVNEDNPLQGLDFSQLDAIFSKTLRCGGNQSITRWGQLGLSGSWEKRSIQLFGRNSVSGTYGYFKQKALCHGDFRNNVNEQPGSASVVQSVSTSLNSIGYSGVGYQTTGIRALPIARQGSDYVAPTIENAASGRYPLARYLYVYVNKHPDRPLPPLESEFIRFILSDQGQDLVKRDGYVPLPAEAVKQTLVALGL, encoded by the coding sequence ATGATTAATCGGATCTGGCAGGCCATGGGACGATGGCAGAAAATTACGTCCCTTCTCGTGTTGCCTTTATCTGTTTTGGCGACCGCCAGCCCGGCCCTAGCAGATCACAGCCTGCTGCCTCACTATGCAAAGGTACAAGGGATCTCCGGTAATTTATCGTCGGTTGGCTCCGATACCTTTGCCAATCTGATGACCTACTGGTCAGAGGAATTCAAGCGTACCTATCCAAGTGTGAATATCCAGGTCCAGGCTGCGGGCTCGTCGACGGCCCCGACCGCCCTGATAGAGGCTACTGCCCAGTTTGGCCCAATGAGCCGGCGGATGAAGGCGAGAGAAATCGCGGCATTTGAGTCGGAATACGGCTATAAGCCGACGGAGATCCGGGTCGCGATTGATGCCCTGGCGGTGTTTGTCAATGAAGACAACCCGTTGCAGGGGCTGGACTTCAGCCAGCTGGATGCCATTTTCTCAAAGACTTTGCGCTGTGGGGGGAATCAGTCGATCACCCGGTGGGGGCAGTTGGGGCTGAGCGGCAGTTGGGAAAAACGCAGTATCCAGTTGTTCGGTCGCAATTCCGTCTCAGGCACCTATGGTTATTTCAAACAGAAAGCCCTGTGCCACGGGGACTTTCGCAATAATGTCAACGAGCAGCCGGGATCAGCCTCGGTAGTACAGTCGGTCTCGACGTCTCTCAACTCCATCGGCTACTCCGGTGTTGGCTACCAGACTACGGGGATCCGGGCGTTGCCGATCGCCCGCCAGGGCAGTGACTATGTGGCTCCGACCATAGAGAATGCTGCCAGCGGTCGTTACCCATTGGCTCGTTATCTGTATGTTTATGTCAATAAACATCCAGACCGGCCGTTGCCGCCGCTCGAAAGTGAATTTATCCGCTTTATCTTGTCGGACCAAGGGCAGGATTTGGTGAAGAGGGACGGTTATGTTCCGCTGCCAGCCGAGGCCGTGAAGCAAACGTTGGTGGCGTTGGGGTTGTAG
- a CDS encoding phosphate regulon sensor protein (COG0642) — translation MVERLSWKKLVWELLFFYLPWIALGWIFGYMPWFLLVATWIQLVWHFHNLLKMSNWLWKERSLTPPSGSGSWEPLFNGIYRLQQRNRRRRKELATLIRRFRNGAESLPDAVVVFRSEGNIVWCNKLAQHLLGFRWPDDAGQPISNLLRSPDFVRYLSKQSFETPLEITSPFNYDRTLELRIMHYTEGEYLMVVRDVSQVKQLEGMRRNFFANVSHELRTPMTVLQGYLEMSKDPDMLVGPMWDKAHGVMTEQLTRMNSLVEQLLTLSKIEAAPNIELEETIDVPAMLDVLEKEAISLSGGKEQLFSFEVDKSLKVLGDEDQLRSAISNLVYNAVKHTPPDAEVKVRWYLTSAGPRLEVTDQGQGIEPQHIHRLTERFYRVDKARSRETGGSGLGLAIVKHALSHHDSHLEIESEVGVGSTFAFTLPQRLIANAA, via the coding sequence ATGGTAGAACGGCTTTCGTGGAAGAAGCTAGTCTGGGAACTACTCTTTTTCTACTTGCCTTGGATCGCACTGGGGTGGATTTTCGGTTACATGCCCTGGTTTTTGCTGGTTGCAACGTGGATCCAGCTGGTTTGGCATTTTCATAATTTGCTCAAGATGTCCAATTGGTTATGGAAAGAGCGTAGCCTGACCCCGCCTTCGGGCTCGGGAAGCTGGGAGCCGCTGTTCAATGGGATTTACCGTCTGCAGCAACGCAACCGGCGTCGTCGCAAAGAACTGGCAACCTTGATCCGCCGCTTCAGAAACGGGGCGGAATCCCTTCCTGATGCTGTTGTTGTCTTTCGCAGCGAAGGGAACATCGTGTGGTGTAACAAGCTTGCCCAGCATCTGCTTGGCTTCCGTTGGCCGGATGATGCCGGCCAGCCAATCAGCAACTTGCTCCGCAGCCCGGATTTTGTCCGTTACCTGAGCAAGCAGTCGTTTGAGACCCCGTTGGAAATCACCTCGCCCTTTAACTATGACCGTACGCTCGAGCTGCGGATCATGCACTACACCGAAGGTGAATACCTGATGGTGGTCAGGGATGTCTCGCAGGTCAAGCAGCTCGAAGGTATGCGACGCAACTTCTTTGCCAATGTTTCCCATGAACTGCGCACGCCAATGACTGTTCTGCAGGGCTATCTGGAGATGTCGAAAGATCCCGATATGCTAGTGGGCCCGATGTGGGATAAAGCCCACGGGGTCATGACCGAGCAGCTGACCCGGATGAACTCCTTGGTCGAACAGCTACTGACTCTGTCGAAAATCGAGGCGGCGCCGAATATCGAGCTGGAAGAGACCATCGATGTCCCGGCAATGCTGGATGTGTTGGAAAAAGAAGCCATTTCGCTGAGCGGGGGGAAAGAGCAGCTGTTTAGCTTCGAAGTCGACAAGTCGCTCAAGGTGCTGGGGGATGAAGATCAGCTGCGCAGTGCGATCTCCAACTTGGTCTACAATGCCGTCAAGCATACCCCGCCTGATGCCGAGGTGAAGGTACGTTGGTACCTGACGTCTGCCGGCCCAAGGTTGGAAGTGACCGATCAGGGGCAGGGCATCGAGCCGCAGCATATTCACCGACTGACCGAGCGTTTCTACCGGGTGGACAAAGCTCGTTCGCGGGAAACGGGCGGCAGTGGCCTAGGCCTGGCAATTGTTAAGCACGCCTTGAGCCATCATGATTCTCACCTCGAGATAGAGAGTGAGGTCGGAGTGGGTAGTACGTTTGCCTTCACCCTGCCACAGCGGCTGATTGCGAACGCAGCGTGA
- a CDS encoding putative DNA-binding response regulator PhoB (COG0745): MVRRILVVEDEAPIREMLCFVLEQKGYQAIEAEDYDMALEKLCEPYPELILLDWMLPGGSGINLIKHLKRDEMTRQIPVVMLTARGEEEDKVRGLEVGADDYITKPFSPKELMARLKAVMRRVSPTSLDDVIDVQGLKLDPVSHRVTSNEQPLDMGPTEFKMLHFFMTHQERVYSREQLLNNVWGTNVYVEDRTVDVHIRRLRKALETGGHDKLVQTVRGAGYRFSTRV; encoded by the coding sequence ATGGTAAGACGGATTCTTGTTGTAGAGGATGAAGCTCCAATCCGCGAGATGCTTTGCTTCGTTCTCGAGCAGAAGGGATATCAGGCGATTGAAGCCGAAGATTATGACATGGCACTGGAGAAACTGTGCGAACCGTATCCGGAGCTGATTCTGCTCGATTGGATGCTGCCTGGCGGCTCGGGAATAAATCTTATCAAGCACTTGAAGCGTGATGAAATGACCCGCCAGATCCCTGTCGTGATGCTGACTGCCCGCGGCGAGGAAGAGGACAAGGTACGAGGTTTGGAAGTGGGAGCGGATGACTACATTACTAAACCTTTCTCGCCGAAAGAGTTGATGGCTCGCCTCAAGGCTGTGATGCGCCGCGTATCACCGACCTCTCTGGATGATGTGATTGATGTTCAGGGCCTTAAGCTTGATCCGGTATCGCACCGCGTGACCTCCAACGAGCAACCGCTGGACATGGGGCCGACCGAGTTCAAGATGCTTCACTTCTTCATGACTCACCAAGAGCGTGTGTACAGCCGCGAACAGCTGCTGAACAACGTTTGGGGTACCAATGTGTACGTAGAGGACCGCACGGTTGACGTACATATTCGTCGCTTACGCAAAGCGCTGGAGACCGGTGGTCACGATAAATTGGTTCAGACGGTGCGCGGAGCGGGATACCGTTTCTCGACCCGAGTTTAG